A single Pygocentrus nattereri isolate fPygNat1 chromosome 28, fPygNat1.pri, whole genome shotgun sequence DNA region contains:
- the lrif1 gene encoding ligand-dependent nuclear receptor-interacting factor 1 encodes MENKTGVYYQAMPAVGPDGKNVMKLIPVQKVNGKFVQTQVLTTRNDCQPQVYSQPAHISPAYLPQNKLPTLQQTADGRFILKTSPESNILFNSVKIQHQGDNDSLKNAPNQVRAPLLTTRLTQNALPLLPPNNSKNVTVISGPQQPAALKSHVFPSGHYLQIPPNATVRTLPASALPQSIKSQICNSSSALSNHTKGLPTVVYVSPVNSLKLGPNQQVPGLTKASELPQSLAQTLSITDVKSLSVSSTCSPKVDQGASAPMKWIIQEGAGNTAPCLIPVSSPSMPTDILKAVRQIETVRHTNQVPAGEPTSADATQEKISPGMDNALVMCNGKVYFVAKKNSEISKDLISGVTGKVQVKNSVQPAGAASGSCTSDTVPKQDAKNTPVSKKPNEIIDLCDDDEVDEESSKRAESSRLTVLGETVGENDEDSNVIFVSYIPPKSDTETSKKVAETAPQNGSGTGMDSPECKEGNEEKSCETNGTDSLVIDHEVSRCQDNVAACESVSGAVSEQLQEVCDQGTAVTRKISVDPVIQCRQDSEAVTEMSLAEPAVENMPQRKSDSELRQIFGITSELKIGLRRINRAQESSPQVERRSINKRTLEGIRKLIRESQIELKIKQLIQAQVLVPKKEDDPEDAKRKRLEQVGQKTCLDSTCSIVQSSSPQTEDMVNCDDEMQSGSADACADSKVLLCCRGSESETLSTSGSSEVAKQTTELLCSFSCQPQEIQTACTHTDSTACTSVSRKTPHRQSKGSGRICTACPCGTKVGVITPNSSKPQNKTSSAAVVDPSEHASVFKESNRDCNTVDKVLENSVLDPPVINEELENSEDEAVLSGQSYSKPGESPLQSTASLAKQQDRASQAGLGSHGKTCRSSISRANTPGKTHEEGTGGHVASTKHDLYNRKEKAPRPSGGAMFGVGENMTSEFYSSIMLDPEEVKRRERIRRLKDLLKEKEAALEKLRKSM; translated from the exons ATGGAGAA CAAAACGGGAGTCTACTATCAAGCAATGCCAGCAGTGGGACCTGACGGGAAAAACGTGATGAAGTTGATTCCAGTTCAGAAAGTGAACGGGAAGTTTGTTCAGACGCAGGTTCTTACTACAAGGAATGACTGTCAACCTCAGGTTTATTCTCAGCCTGCTCACATATCGCCTGCGTATTTACCGCAAAACAAACTCCCAACGCTTCAGCAAACGGCAGATGGacgttttattttaaaaacgtCACCAGAAagcaacattttatttaactCGGTGAAAATTCAACACCAAGGAGATAACGACTCGCTTAAAAATGCTCCCAATCAAGTACGTGCCCCACTACTCACTACCAGACTGACACAAAATGCATTGCCGTTACTCCCTCCGAATAACAGCAAGAATGTAACTGTGATCAGCGGTCCGCAGCAGCCTGCGGCTTTGAAATCGCACGTTTTTCCAAGCGGACATTACCTTCAGATTCCTCCCAATGCTACAGTTAGAACTCTCCCTGCCTCTGCACTCCCACAATCTATCAAAAGCCAGATATGTAACTCTTCAAGTGCTCTGTCTAACCATACAAAAGGCTTACCAACAGTTGTTTATGTGTCTCCAGTCAACTCTTTGAAACTAGGTCCCAATCAGCAGGTCCCAGGCCTCACTAAAGCCAGTGAACTGCCCCAGAGCTTAGCTCAAACACTGTCCATAACTGATGTGAAGAGCCTCAGTGTGTCTTCTACATGCAGTCCCAAGGTTGATCAAGGAGCCTCTGCTCCAATGAAATGGATAATCCAAGAAGGGGCAGGAAACACTGCTCCGTGCCTCATACCAGTGTCTTCTCCCAGCATGCCCACAGACATCTTGAAAGCAGTGAGGCAAATTGAAACAGTGAGACATACAAACCAAGTTCCAGCAGGAGAGCCCACATCTGCTGATGCCACCCAAGAAAAGATTAGTCCGGGAATGGACAACGCCCTTGTGATGTGTAACGGAAAGGTCTACTttgtggcaaaaaaaaattcagagatTAGCAAGGATCTGATCTCCGGGGTGACGGGCAAAGTGCAGGTCAAGAATTCCGTCCAACCCGCTGGCGCTGCGTCCGGGTCATGCACTTCCGATACGGTTCCAAAGCAAGACGCGAAAAACACTCCAGTCAGTAAAAAGCCAAACGAAATCATTGATCTGTGTGATGACGACGAAGTTGATGAAGAGAGCTCTAAAAGGGCTGAATCCAGTAGGTTAACGGTTCTTGGCGAAACAGTAGGTGAGAATGATGAAGACTCCAATGTAATATTTGTGTCATACATTCCGCCAAAATCGGACACCGAGACCAGCAAGAAAGTTGCAGAGACCGCTCCGCAGAATGGCAGTGGGACCGGTATGGACAGCCCTGAATGCAAAGAAGGCAACGAGGAAAAAAGCTGCGAAACAAACGGTACAGACAGCCTTGTGATTGACCACGAGGTCAGTAGATGTCAAGATAACGTAGCTGCGTGCGAGAGTGTGAGTGGAGCTGTGTCAGAACAGTTACAGGAAGTTTGCGATCAAGGAACAGCAGTAACCAGAAAG ATTTCTGTCGATCCGGTTATTCAGTGCAGACAGGACAGTGAAGCAGTTACTGAAATG TCTTTGGCTGAACCAGCCGTAGAAAACATGCCTCAGCGAAAGAGCGACTCTGAACTCAGACAGATTTTTGGGATCACTTCTGAACTGAAAATTGGCTTACGGAGGATAAATCGGGCTCAAGAGTCGAGTCCACAAGTCGAGAGAAGGTCCATCAACAAGCGCACTTTGGAGGGCATCCGCAAACTGATTCGGGAATCACAGATAGAGTTAAAAATCAAACAACTGATCCAGGCACAA GTGCTTGTCCCCAAAAAGGAAGATGACCCAGAAGATGCCAAGAGAAAACGGTTGGAGCAGGTTGGGCAGAAGACCTGTTTGGACTCTACTTGCTCCATTGTCCAAAGTTCTTCACCTCAGACTGAGGATATGGTAAATTGTGATGACGAGATGCAAAGCGGGTCCGCGGACGCCTGTGCAGATAGCAAGGTGTTACTTTGTTGTCGAGGTTCAGAGTCAGAAACGCTGTCTACCAGTGGTTCCTCTGAAGTAGCAAAGCAGACTACCGAGCtactttgttctttttcatGTCAGCCTCAAGAAATTCAAACTGCATGCACTCATACCGACAGTACTGCTTGTACTTCTGTGTCACGGAAGACCCCACATCGACAAAGCAAAGGCAGTGGGAGAATATGCACTGCGTGTCCGTGTGGAACTAAGGTCGGAGTAATAACGCCAAATTCATCCAAACCTCAAAATAAGAcaagttctgctgctgttgttgatCCTTCTGAACATGCAAGTGTTTTCAAAGAGTCAAACAGAGACTGTAATACAGTTGATAAAGTCCTGGAGAATTCCGTTTTAGACCCACCAGTGATAAATGAAGAGTTGGAAAACTCTGAAGATGAAGCAGTACTTTCCGGTCAGTCGTATTCAAAGCCTGGTGAAAGTCCATTGCAAAGTACTGCCTCTTTGGCAAAGCAGCAAGACCGTGCCAGTCAAGCAGGCTTGGGTTCACACGGAAAAACATGCCGCAGCAGCATTTCAAGGGCCAACACGCCAGGTAAGACTCATGAGGAAGGTACAGGTGGTCATGTGGCATCAACCAAGCATGATCTATACAATCGAAAAGAGAAGGCACCTCGTCCCTCAGGTGGGGCAATGTTTGGTGTTGGTGAAAACATGACCAGTGAGTTTTACTCCTCTATAATGCTGGACCCTGAGGAAGTAAAGAGACGGGAAAGAATCAGACGCCTCAAAGACCTCCTGAAGGAGAAGGAGGCGGCCCTGGAGAAGCTGAGGAAGAGCATGTGA